GGTGACCTCCTTCCGGGGCGGGTCTCCAGCCTTACCCGTGATGTGCAGATGACCTCCCGCAGGTTGATGTTCATCCAATTGTCACAGCTCACCAGGTGCCCGTTGTACGTCTCCCCGTTTTTCAGCTCCACCAGCTATAAGAGATAGAAGTCACGGAGCGCCGGCTCAGCCCCGGTGTACAAGGACCTGCTTTGGTGTCACCGGCGAGCCCGAGGCCGGGGCACGCTGTAGGACCGGAGACGGACCGCGGCGCCGATACTCACCATAGGGTGATTTTGCGCTGTCTTCAACAAAGACAAGGGCAGCTgcaagaagaagagaggaaagaagccTCAGGCACCGTCGGGGACCGGGACACCGACCGCAACACCTCTGGCGGCGAAAAGAGGCGAGCCAAGCTCTCCCCGCGGCTTCAGCAACCCCCGAGCTCCCGGCCCGGCCCGCCGCCCCGGACTGGCCCCGCCGCCGCTCACCATGATCCCTGAACTGCGGAGCCGCCGCCGCGCTGGGCACTGCCGCTCAAACCGCCCCCGGCCCTGCGCGGGGCCAATCAGAGCGCGGCGCGGCCCCGGTGGAGCCAATTATAGCGCAGCTACTGGGAGTTCTGCCGTAAAGCGAGCGCCGTGGCACCCGGCCGCGCTTTTCACGACAGCGCCGCAAATTGAATAACGTAGGCGGGAAGCGGGAGGGCGCCCACGGTGCCCTGCGCTGTGCGGTTACGGCCCTTCCCGGTACCGCGGGTCCAAGCCCCGGTTCGTGCCCTTCGCCGGGTAGGGGTGTGGGGATAAGGAAAGCCCCATTTGTTCTGTAATGGTTTAGCCAACTTCCAACGGGGCCCGCGCTGAGGCGGCTGGCAGAAACTCCTTATATGCTCCTCCGAGGCCCAGAAGGTGTCGCTTAACGGTGAAGCGGCTCCGGGGCCAGCCCCGGGTTGACCTCCTCACCCCGCGCCAAAGTGACTTCCGCGCCGGCAGCGGAAGCAGCGGGTCCTGGGCCGCTCTAGGCGGCGGGGCGGAGCGCTCTCGGTGGTGGGGGGCGGAGCGCTCTCGGTGTCGGGGCGGGGTCGCGCACTCAgtcggggcggcggcggcgggacgGGGCTGGAGCCGCGATGGAGAAGCCGCGGCGGGCGGTGGTGGTGACGGGTACGGGGCGGCGGGACAGGCCGGCGGGGGACCGGGGAGCCTAGACGGGGCGAGAGTGGACGCTGAGTGGGGTAGGGGGGGTGTCTCAAGGGGAGGCGGTAAGGGGAGACTGGGGGCGTAGATGGGGGACCCCATCTTTGAAGTGAGCGAGGAAGGGTGGATGGTCCGGAGCTGCGAGGGGGAAGATGGGTCCCTCAGGTGAGGGGGATTGATGGGAGACCCCTTCTTTGAGGTGCGTGGTGAGGGGTGTGTGTCTCGgaagtggggagggggagatggGGGACTTCtccctgaagtgagcagggagggGTGGATGGTTCGAAGCTGGGGGTTGGTGCTGTCGCACCAGGGAGCGACTAAAGGGAGGAAGGCGGGGATGTGGGGAGGCTGTACTCTGGGGGGCTGTTTGAGGGGACAGCCCCCTGTGAGGGGCGACAAATGGGAGCCCTGCAGACGGAGGGCAAGGGTCTGGGGGCTTTGggggagaagaaggggaggatGCTGTTGGTAAGGAGTACCAGGAAAACTGACGAGGTCCGTTGTTTGGTAGCGGGGGGAGGGAGACACTTTGAGATCACCAATCCTCTCCACGGGTTGGCTGCAGAAAGAAGGAAACTGAACCTCCCAAGGAGCAGGAAAAACAGTCAGGACATGGAGTGGGGGTCAGTTGCTCGCTGaccaccccaccccaaaccctcAAGGTGTGCAAGGTGACACCAAGACCACCCCACGCAGCAGGGCAGAAGCGCCGAAGGGAAAAATAAGCGAGGGAATGAAAGGCCCCGGTGCGGCAGCGAGGGCTCGTCAGGATCCTGTCCCCGGGGTACAAAGAGCAGCTTGATTTGTggggaaggcagctctgtgaCAAATGGGGAACTCGGCGAAACTATTCAGGGCTCCCCCCCGGCAGCTGAAATCGGGGCTGGGTGAATAGCGAGCGCGGGGGCGAGGGGCTCGCTGCCGGCGAGGCGCTGGAGCGGCCTTAATTGGAGGCaagtggctgtgctgggagcagggggaagCAGGTGGCAGATTCTGGCTTTCCCAAACCCGAGAGCGGCCGCACTTGGCCGTGACTAAACAGGAAGCTGGCGTCAGGCAAGGCTCCggtcccctctccttccccccgcGTTCAGGACTGGCTGTGTCGGGAAGGCTTTGGTTGTCTGCTCAGGTCCTGCCTTTGCTGCTCTACGGTGGGAGTCAGGCTCAGTTCTCTTTGGAAGGGGCAGTGGtgctgtgtccctgctcagCTGGGATTATTTGTTCacaatttcttttttagaaCTGTTTAAGGAGCTAATCCCATAAAGATCTCTGCAGCTAATGAGCCTTGGAGGGCCCTGGTGTGGATGTGGAGGGACTCCCGGGCATGCTCCATAGGGTTAGATGCTGCTGATAAAGTTGCTTATCTCCTGTGAAGGAGCTAGCAGGAGGGATCTCGACAGGAGATGAGTCAGGAGTGAGAGCCTACAGTGGTGTTTGTGCCAGTTTGTGTTTGGTCTGAGCAAGAGGGCACCTGTAGGAGCTCAGTCTTCCCGTGGCTGAGCTGtccccaaggaacaagggaggTTTGCTTCTCCTGTAAGGTGATGAGGACTTGTTGAGGCATGGAACCAAGCAGGTTGGGATTGTCTGTTGGGAGGACATCCTTGAGCTATAGAGCCATCCGAGGAAGCCTTTGATGATTGGTCTTGgtcccctctgctgcagctgtgcctccACACTGGGGGTCTGCTGACAGGAGAGCACAGCTAGGCTGGGATTTTGAAGAGGCCTCTGGAAAGTTTATTCTGGAGGTATGTTGATGGTAGTTAAATTGTGAGGGATCCATCAGCATGGCCCAGTCCACACTGTGCATCCTTGTGTGCAGTGTAACCTCAGACTGACTGTGGGgagcagagagactgtttccatTAAGGTGTCAGATAATATTTGTAGGCTCTCTCAAAGCCTTTCACCAGTTAGATGAAAATTTATGTCCCCTAATTGCATCAGGCTCAGGGGGTAGCAgtgacattttaaattaaagcaTATTGACATCCTGGCCAGACAAATGACCCAACTTGTGTGCTTGCTCAGGAAAAGATGTTATGGATTACTGGTTAACTCCAGGTTACTCATTAGGAGATGTGGACTTGGGGAGTAAGGAGCTTTGCTAACACTGCCACAACCTTTGCTGCTTGGCCTAGCAGTGTCAGCACTGCAGTCCTTACTCCAAGGAGGAcgttgagggctggagcaggtccagagaagggcaacaaagctgggaaagggcctggagaacagggctggggagcagcagctgagggagctgggggtgttcagcctggagaagaggaggctgagggagacctcattgctctctgcagctccctgaaaggaagctggagccagatgggggttgggctctgttCCCAGAGTGATAGAATGGGAAGATAGAAgtagcaccaggggaggtttaggttggatgtcagaggaaacttcttccctgaaaggccTCTCAACCATTggcccagactgcccagggaggtggctggatccccacccctggaggtgtttcagaggcacagagctgtggtgctgagccaTGGTTTACCCCCAGCCTCGATAGAGTTATGGAGTGGTTGGGCTggtctgaaagggcttttccaacccaaacagctcAGTGATTCTGTTTGTTTCCTCGTAAGGCATCACTGATCCCAGCAGACACCTGGGTGAGGGCCTGAGCAGAGAACTATTTGAGAAGGTCTTGTCTACATCCTCTGTGGTCTAACCCATGAGGAATTGAAAACCCAAGAATGATTCTCATTCAGTGACATCCCTCAACTCACCTCTTAGAGGGAAGTTTTTGTAACTTggtcaggaaaggaaaaatggtgtttggagggggagaaggggcaAAAAGTTTCTGTgtggggaaagaagaaattctgcTGAGGCTCTGCAAAAGGTCAGAGCTCAAAGGCTGCTGCTCAAGGCTCTGATTTACTGATTGGATGTAAAGTAAGGAGGGGTTGGGCAGGAGCAGTTGATTTTCTTGCATGATCTGCACAGCAGGAAGGTGCAGAGGTCTCTGCAGCTCGGTGCAGTCAGGGCAGGGAGGGTGACTTCATCCCTGGCTCTGTGCTTGCCTTGCAGGGTTTGGCCCCTTCGGGGAGCATGCTGTCAACGCCAGCTGGATCGCCGTGCAGGTAatgccacagctctgctcctctggccttagagcagagccctgctggtaacctagcagagcccagcccaggctgcaccTCCTTTACAGCTTCTCTTCCCAGTTTATTAGCAGCTTGCTCCAGTTACCCAGctggtgtctgtctgtctaGAGTAGGTAATGGTTGGAATAATCTATTGAGGCTCTGTGGTCAGCTGGGTACCCAAAGAATCACATcatagactgggttgggttggaagggaccttaaagctcatctagttccaaccccctgctgtggacagggacacctccaccagcccaggttgctcaaggccacatccaacctggtcttgaacacttccaggcttggagcctccacagcttctctgggcagcctgttctggtgcctcagcacctcctggggaagaatttctccctcatgtctcatctcagtccagcttcttccagtctgaagccatcaccccttgccctgtcactctGTGTGGATGATGCTCTGTTTACTCTTCCAAAAGCAGTCTCTGAACTGGGAGAATTTACTGAGACTGAGTTAATGTCTCTGAGGCAAGGAAGGAATTTGTAGGCCAAGGCCTTCAATCTGAAGGATGTTAAAGGGGGTAGGGAGCCTAGAATCTGCCAGAGAGAATTCAaagtaaataaacaaaccaacccagaaGGGTTCTTCTGCTTTCCCGTCAGCTCTAGCTTGAACCTGGGCATGTTGGTTGACCTTCAAGCCAGATGTCATCTGTAATGAGTAGTTGGATGGACTTGAGAGTGCTGCAGAGATATCCAGCGTGACTCTGAATCTCAGGACTCTGGactccaaagcaaagcagctacCACTGTCCCCTTCCCCCACTTTGGTTCTTTTTTACGGTGGGTGAAGCAGGAGGCACAAGGGGCTCAGACTGTGTCTGTGGCTTCAGagccagcctcctctgctgaggagcagcttgaAGTGATGCTGGACCCTGCAGGGGACAAGAGTGCttgaagaggatggggctgggagctgagctagatgaccttcagaggtctcttccagctcaaaccattctgtggttctgtgattgctgCTTCAGCAGGTCCCCAGACAGATCAGGCCTCTGCCACTTGTAGCTGTGCCTCTGCGTGAGCCTCTGTGGAAccctgagaggaggaggagagctcaGAGTCCTGCTGCATGCTTGGCTGAGCCAAGGGCTTAGGGCTGCTTGCTGTAGAAACATCAGCTGGGGACAGCCACATTGTCCTCCTGCTCCCTGATTTGTCACTTCTGACAGAGCCCCTGGGAATTCCAAGGTACCTTTTAGTATAGTTGCCCAGGGAATTAcgtctattttttttcccctaacacATCTCTCTCCCCTTCAGAGCTCTGAGATTAATATCTTCTGTAGAatgcttttaaattaaatcaCAAACTCTAATCAATTACAACCAGCTAATGTCCAGATGTCTGATGTGCTGCCTGGGAGCTGGAGATGAAACCTTTGCCTCCAAGAGCCATTTGGAGATGACTCTGTCTGATTGAGGGTTTGCACAGGTTAAGTTTGGGGGGAACAAAGCAAGCTGTGGGTGTGGAAAAGAAGCCCTGAATGGGTCTGGGTCGCTGTCAGCCCTGTGAGGTCAGCTGCTGTAAAGAGCAACTTTTCTTCTACAGGAGGTGAGCAAGAGGAGgttgtgctgctggggcaggaggagtgGTAGGTGCTTTGCTGGTGcctccaaaacaaacccaaggtgGGCTGTGAAATGCCTTGGGACCCTCAGCCTGCCAGCTGGAGGCACTGAGGGCTGGGAGGTGAAGCCATCACCTGCAGTTTAAGTCCTGTTTTGGGGAGGATGTTTGGAGGGTAGAAACCAAGCCTTGTGCTGGGGTGGAGCTCAGCTGTCCTGTTGCACATCCCCTGCTGGCTTTCAGGCTGACACcaggagctgaggcagcaggggagggtcTGCCTCAGCCCCAGACAAAAAGGAGCAGCGTGGCTGTGGGGGGGAGCAGGGCATTGTGCAGCGCTCAGACAGGGACTTCACAGAGCAGAGTGGACACAAAGGCAAGTCTGAGCCCGGGGTCCCAGGCGGTGTGAGCTGCATTTtaatagaagaaaaatcaattaaaCAATCTTGGTAAATCCTTCCTAGCTTCAGGGCTAAGCTAGTTCTGCTTTATTACATCTTTTATTATGCTGCAtcctgaggagaaaattctctgctttgctttccactcctctttttggttttatttggctTCTCCCCCAGGACACAGCCCCAGGGTGGCTTTTTCCCTCTGACTGCAGTGAAGGCTTTGAAAGCTAAATGATTTTTACACATCCTACCTCAGACAGGGATGGGAGCAGTCCAATAGTGTGCAGATGAGATCTTTGGAGATCCTTAAAGGGAAGAGATTTCCTGTGAACTCAGGGGAAACAATAActtcttcctgctttccttgAGGCTTGCAGTGAAGTGTCCTCTGTTACTGTGGATTTGCTTTGCCACGTTTGAGATTTCACTTGGGGAATTTTTTCAGCTGCAAATTTCTCTTGTGAAGGACTTTTTTATTGAGAAGAAGTTACTGAAAGGGGCTCAGGGCACCTTCTGGCctccctgctgtgagctgggtGTAGACACAGGTGTGCCCTGCCGAGtgtgaagctgctgagctcctgccttCATCCCCCCTAaagagctggctgagctgcaggaggagagaggtCAGAGTGGGTTTTGACATTGCTAAGGACAATTGCTGTCAGGGTGTCTAGACAGACCTGATAAGGATATTAAAGGCTGACAAAGGAGACCATTGTGGAGGGGTCAGGGAATCGGTCAGGCATGTTAGTTTGTCTGTGTTTGTCAGGTACACAAGGCTTGGGGCAAGAAGTTGTCTGGGGGCCAGCCTATGTCTTTATTATTGCCTGGAAGGAGGTGTTTGGTTAAAAGCAAGCTGGGAATTTGTAAAGCCCAAGGTTTGAGCTGCCTGTGTGGGGAGAAGGTGGCTGTCAGCgaggtgctgcagctcctgcgcCCCGCGGGGCCTCGCTGGCTGCggctgctccttccctgcagctgctgaagcttCCCACCCACCACTGAGCCCTCTTGAGGGGCTGGTCCACACTGCCCAGTGAGGGGCTGATGAATTCCTGCCAATTAACACTCTGGAGATTGTCCTGGAGAGGCCGACTGGTATGGGAACACTCTGGTGTGGGAACTGTTTCCTTCAttagcacagctcaggctctggGGGTGGTTTGGAGGCAGATGTGTGTAAAGGAGACATGAGGAGCCAGCACTTAGCATCCATCTCTGGTGCTGGCTGTCTGTGTGTGCCAGACACTGATCAATACACAGCTTTAATATCAGCCTTGCCCTCCTAGCCACAGCCAGTGATTTATCATGGTTGTTGCTCATATCTGCTGGGCTCTGAGACTCTTCCCTTTGCTGTAGAATgaaggttgaggggagaccttcttgtcctccataactccctgaaaggagcttggagccaggtgggggttggtgtcttctcccaagcagcaagTGGCAGGATGAATGGaagcagcctcaggttgcaccaggggaggtttgtgttggccatgaggaacactttcttccccaaaagggttgtcaaggcctagcccaggctgcccagggcagtggtagagtccccacccctggaggggtttaaaagccatggagatgtggtgctgagggccctggttcAGGGGTGAGCTGGCAGGGtcaggttaatggttgggctcagtgatctcaaagggcttttccagcctgaacaattCCATGAGGAGTGTTTGCTGATACAGAGGCAGATACCAGAGTGCTGTCACCTCACCCTCATCTGGAAACAGCTGAGAATTTGTTCTACTGCAGCCCAGCAATCCTTGGACTGATAGAATCTTCCcagttctgctttctctgctccttttaGCTCCATGTAGCTCTCTCAGGAGGTGACTTTGCTGCCCCTCTATCAGTAATGGCCCCAAGCTCTCCCCtgcctggggatgctgctggtaACTGTTGTCAGAGATTGGTTTCTTTGTCACACACACattagagcagagcagtgctgtgggtGAGGACTGTTGATGCAGGTGGAGAGATCCCTCTgtagctctctgctgtgttgggtttttgcaggctgcagctttggGGTTATGCAGCTGTTCTTAGTCTCTTGCAGCAGACTCCCTCTGCCATAAAACCTTCCCAGGAGCACATCCTCTGCTGAGCTTGTGTCTGACCACCTCAGTTTGGTTTGTGTCcgcaggagctggagaagcttGGGCTGGGAGCTGATGTGGAGCTGCACGTCTATGAGGTGCCAGTGGAGTACCAGACGGTGCAGAGGCTGATCCCTGCGCTgtggaagaagcacagcccccagGTGAGGgagtgcagggagcaggagaaaggCCACAGCCAAGAGCTGGAGTCTGGCACACTGACAGCCTGCAGGCCCACTTCTGGTGTGCTCAGActggcagtgcctggctgcagctttcCCCATGTGGAAGTGAAACCAGATGGATTTGTGGTAGTTTGCAGCTGGGGATGGTGAGCTCCAATTACTGGGAGCAGCTGGTGTGAAGAGGCCGCTGCAAAGGGCTGTCTAgacagctgccagccaggctgtgccacctgggctctgctgccaaccTGCCAGCAGTCAGCTCTGCCCTCAAAATGACAGTTTAGGATGGGAGGGGGGTGAAagaactgctctgtgctgctcccaggAGCTCATCGAAAGGATTTCTTGGACAAAACCTTGTTCATATGGATCCAGAGATGTTCAAATCAGGGATGGATCTAAACTCCATCCTGCCCCCACTGTGAAGCAGGAGGGATTGGTTAAACCCAGGCACTTGGGGGTGTTTTGGGTCATTTCTTGTTGCCCCCCTCACAGGGGCAGGGTGCAAAGTGGtgcactgctgtggccttccCCTGCAGTTCTCACCCACCGTGCCTTGGGCTGgcacctgcaggctgctgcttgtccaccGCTCTGTTCTGGCTGCCCTGAGCTGTTCCTTCACTCTTCCAGCTGGTGGTCCACGTGGGGGTCTCAGGTATGGCTACGACTGTGAccctggagaagtgtggccacaACGTGGGCTACAAGGGGCTGGACAATTGCCGCTTCTGCCCTGGCTCCCAGTGCTGTGTGGAGGGCGGCCCAGAGTGCATCGACTCCGTCATTGACATGGACACAGTCTGCAAGAGGGtctcagccctggggctggatgtCACAGTCACCATCTCCAAGGATGCTGGCAGGTATGGGGTGGGAAGAATGGACTCACACCACACTCTGTGCTACTTGTCCTACGTTGTTATCCTCTATcctgtgaggccacacctggagtactgggtccagttctgggctccccagttcaagctGCCAGGTCATCCCCAgaccttgtccctcagcaccacatctccaggacttttcaatctcttcagggatggggacttcaccacatccctgggcagcctcttccagggcttaaCAACCCTTCTGAGGAAGGGATTGTTCCTaaggtccaacctaaacctcccctggggcaacctgaagctgtttcctcttgtcttgttcTTTGTGAGAAC
Above is a genomic segment from Indicator indicator isolate 239-I01 chromosome 36, UM_Iind_1.1, whole genome shotgun sequence containing:
- the PGPEP1 gene encoding pyroglutamyl-peptidase 1; translated protein: MEKPRRAVVVTGFGPFGEHAVNASWIAVQELEKLGLGADVELHVYEVPVEYQTVQRLIPALWKKHSPQLVVHVGVSGMATTVTLEKCGHNVGYKGLDNCRFCPGSQCCVEGGPECIDSVIDMDTVCKRVSALGLDVTVTISKDAGRYLCDFTYYTSLYQSRGRSAFVHVPPLGKPYSAQQLGRALQAIIEEMLDVLECSEDKINCQHEH